TGTTCCGGAGCTGGGGGCCGCCGTTCGAATACCGCCACGCCCGCCTCACTCACTTCGTTCGACGCGCGTGGCTGAGTCCCCCTCGCTCACTGCGTTCGCTCGCGGGACTCCCGTCACGCCCGCTTTCTGGCCGAATGAAGCGAGGTTGAAAACGGTGACCGGCGATTCGACCCACACGAATCCGAGCGCCAGCGTGAAGCGCCGTCCGCTCCCGACTCACCCGTCGCCCACGAACGCTGCCGGCGACACCCGCCGGACGAACACCACCCCGTCGTAGACGACGCCGGGGGACGCCGGCAGCGGGACGGCGCCTCGCTCGGCGGCCCGCGGCACCGAGAACTGGACCGACGAGAGGCCGTCGAGCCACGTCCCGAGCGACGCGTCCGCCCGAGCAGTCTCGAAATCGAGGAAGAATCGGGGGTGATCGACCTCGGCGAGGGTCGCTTCGAGCGTCCCCTCGACCGGCCCGTCGAGGGCGTACGTCTCGAACGCCATCCGATCGTGGTTCGTCGGGGCGGCGAACGTGCCGGTGCCGAACAGCAGCCCGAGTGAGTAGTAGTCGTCACCGAACTCGTCGGTCAGATGCTGTCCCATCCGCTTCGGGCCGTCGCCGTCCGTTCGCATCGTGTGATTCGCGTTGCCGAGGACGACGACGCGGTCCGAGCCGGTCCAGTCGCGCAACCACGAGACGTTCGCCGCCATGGCGGCGTCACGGACGCGCTTTCCAGCCGCGTACGCCTCCGCATGCAGGTGTTTCTGGAACTGGAGGGCGCGTTCGAGGGTCCAGACGTGCCGGCGGGCGAGTCGCCACGCCGATTCGGAGCTTCGCTCGACGTATTCGGATCGCCTCGACCGGAGTCGCTCGCGGAGCGACTCGACGAGCGACTCCTGTGACGGGGTCATGTACGCGGGATCGGCCCGTTCGTAGCGCGGTTCCGTGAGCGGGTCGAGGTCGGCCTCGACCGTGGACAGGTACGCCGGATCGACCCGGTCGATATAGTCCCGAATCGCCGTCGCGTTCGCGTCGTGAAACTGGGTGTCGTAGCCGCGGACGGTCACCCGCTCGGCGTCGGGCCGGCCGTCGTTGAACTCGCGGAGCCACGCGAAGAGGCGCCGAACGCCCTCGGTCCGCCAGAAGTAGAAGTCGAGTGCGGCCATCGCGTCGTCGAGTGAGGTGTCGCCGCCGGCAACGTAGTCGTCGACGGGGGCGAAGTCGCCGAGCGTCCCTTCCATGGCGAGCAGGCGATAGTCGTGAGTCTCGACGAGTCGGCGGACGAGGAGTTGCGGTACCGTCTTGAACGCGGCAACACCGTGGGAGTTCTCGCCGATGCCGATCAGATCGGACCCGGCGAGCTGGGCGGCGACGGTGTCGAGACCGGGGGAATCGGCGGTCAGTTCCACGGGGACCGCAGCCCGCTCGATGGCGTCGGCGGGCGGGTCGGTGTCTGCGGGGGCGGAGGTGTCGGTCGGCGTCTCCGTCGCCGTCGCGGTCCGCGACGGCGAAGTATCGGTTCGAGTCGCACAGCCAGCGAGCGCCGCGGCGCCGGTGCCGGCCAGTGCCAGAAACCGGCGGCGCGTGCTCTCGTCGGTGGAGGGCATGACGACAGTCGTCACGGTTCGGCGGGCAGGGGATTATATCATACGAAGTCGTCCCGCAGGAC
This window of the Haloplanus rubicundus genome carries:
- a CDS encoding erythromycin esterase family protein yields the protein MPSTDESTRRRFLALAGTGAAALAGCATRTDTSPSRTATATETPTDTSAPADTDPPADAIERAAVPVELTADSPGLDTVAAQLAGSDLIGIGENSHGVAAFKTVPQLLVRRLVETHDYRLLAMEGTLGDFAPVDDYVAGGDTSLDDAMAALDFYFWRTEGVRRLFAWLREFNDGRPDAERVTVRGYDTQFHDANATAIRDYIDRVDPAYLSTVEADLDPLTEPRYERADPAYMTPSQESLVESLRERLRSRRSEYVERSSESAWRLARRHVWTLERALQFQKHLHAEAYAAGKRVRDAAMAANVSWLRDWTGSDRVVVLGNANHTMRTDGDGPKRMGQHLTDEFGDDYYSLGLLFGTGTFAAPTNHDRMAFETYALDGPVEGTLEATLAEVDHPRFFLDFETARADASLGTWLDGLSSVQFSVPRAAERGAVPLPASPGVVYDGVVFVRRVSPAAFVGDG